In Equus asinus isolate D_3611 breed Donkey chromosome 13, EquAss-T2T_v2, whole genome shotgun sequence, one DNA window encodes the following:
- the LOC106826497 gene encoding keratin, high-sulfur matrix protein, B2C-like — MACCSTSFCGFPSCSTAGTCDSSCCLPSFCQTSCGIGGGISGGQEGGYGAVSSRTRWCRPDSRVEGTSLPPCCVVSCTPPSCCQLHHAQASCCRPSYCGQSCCRPACCCQPTCCVPTC, encoded by the coding sequence ATGGCCTGCTGCTCCACCAGCTTCTGTGGATTTCCCAGCTGCTCCACTGCTGGGACCTGTGACTCCAGTTGCTGCCTGCCAAGCTTCTGCCAGACCAGCTGTGGCATCGGCGGTGGCATCAGTGGTGGCCAAGAGGGCGGCTACGGAGCTGTGAGCTCCCGCACCAGGTGGTGCCGCCCTGACAGCCGTGTGGAGggcacctccctgcctccctgctgcGTGGTGAGCTGCACCCCCCCATCCTGCTGCCAGCTGCACCATGCCCAGGCCTCCTGCTGCCGCCCATCCTACTGTGGACAGTCCTGCTGCCGCCCAGCCTGCTGCTGCCAGCccacctgctgtgtgcccacCTGCTAA
- the LOC106826495 gene encoding keratin, high-sulfur matrix protein, B2C-like, with product MACCSTSFCGFPSCSISETCNSSCCQPRSCQTSCCQPSCCQPSSCQTSCCQPSFCQTSCGIGGGISGGQEGGYGAVSSRTRWCRPDCRVEGTSLPPCCVVSCSPPSCCQLHHAQASCCRPSYCGQSCCRPACCCQPICCEPICCEPIRCEPICCQSTC from the coding sequence ATGGCCTGCTGCTCCACCAGCTTCTGTGGATTTCCCAGCTGCTCCATCAGTGAGACCTGCAactccagctgctgccagccaaGGTCCTGCCAGACCAGCTGCTGCCAGCCAAGCTGCTGCCAGCCAAGCTCCTGCCAGACCAGCTGCTGCCAGCCAAGCTTCTGCCAGACCAGCTGTGGCATTGGCGGTGGCATCAGTGGTGGCCAAGAGGGTGGCTATGGAGCTGTGAGCTCCCGCACCAGGTGGTGCCGCCCTGACTGCCGCGTGGAGggcacctccctgcctccctgctgcGTGGTGAGCTGCAGCCCCCCATCCTGCTGCCAGCTGCACCATGCCCAGGCCTCCTGCTGCCGCCCATCCTACTGTGGACAGTCCTGCTGCCGCCCAGCCTGCTGCTGCCAGCCCATCTGCTGTGAGCCCATCTGCTGTGAGCCCATCCGCTGTGAGCCCATCTGCTGCCAGTCCACCTGTTAA
- the LOC106826496 gene encoding keratin-associated protein 1-4-like, with product MACCSTSFCGFPSCSISETCNSSCCQPRSCQTSCCQPSFCQTSCGIGGGIGGGISGGQEGGYGAVSARTRWCRPDCRVEGTFLPPCCVVSCTPPSCCQLHHAQASCCRPSYCGQSCCRPACCCQPICCEPICCEPICCEPTCY from the coding sequence ATGGCCTGCTGCTCCACCAGCTTCTGTGGATTTCCCAGCTGCTCCATCAGTGAGACCTGCAactccagctgctgccagccaaGGTCCTGCCAGACCAGCTGCTGCCAGCCAAGCTTCTGCCAGACCAGCTGTGGCATCGGTGGTGGCATTGGCGGTGGCATCAGTGGTGGCCAAGAGGGTGGCTACGGAGCTGTGAGCGCCCGCACCAGGTGGTGCCGCCCTGACTGCCGCGTGGAGGGCACCTTCCTGCCCCCCTGCTGTGTGGTGAGCTGCACCCCCCCATCCTGCTGCCAGCTGCACCATGCCCAGGCCTCCTGCTGCCGCCCATCCTACTGTGGACAGTCCTGCTGCCGCCCAGCCTGCTGCTGCCAGCCCATCTGCTGTGAGCCCATCTGCTGTGAGCCCATCTGCTGTGAACCCACCTGCTACTGA
- the LOC106826554 gene encoding keratin, high-sulfur matrix protein, B2A-like, translating into MACCSTSFCGFPSCSISGTCDSSCCQPSSCQTSCCQPSSCQTSCGIGGGIGGGISGGQEGGYGAVSSRTRWCRPDCRVEGTSLPPCCVVSCSPPSCCQLHHAQASCCRPSYCGQSCCRPACCCQPTRCEPICCEPICCEPTC; encoded by the coding sequence ATGGCCTGCTGCTCCACCAGCTTCTGTGGATTTCCCAGCTGCTCCATCAGTGGGACCTGTGactccagctgctgccagccaaGCTCCTGCCAGACCAGCTGCTGCCAACCAAGCTCCTGCCAGACCAGCTGTGGCATCGGTGGTGGCATTGGCGGTGGCATCAGTGGTGGCCAAGAGGGCGGCTACGGAGCTGTGAGCTCCCGCACCAGGTGGTGCCGCCCTGACTGCCGCGTGGAGggcacctccctgcctccctgctgcGTGGTGAGCTGCAGCCCCCCATCCTGCTGCCAGCTGCACCATGCCCAGGCCTCCTGCTGCCGCCCATCCTACTGTGGACAGTCCTGCTGCCGCCCAGCCTGCTGCTGCCAGCCCACCCGCTGTGAGCCCATCTGCTGTGAGCCCATCTGCTGTGAGCCCACCTGTTGA
- the KRTAP2-1 gene encoding keratin-associated protein 2-1, which yields MTGSCCGSTFSSLSLGRGCCQPCFRRDPCCCRPVSCQTTVCRPVTCVPRYTRSICEPCRRPICCDPCSLQEGCCRPISCCPTSCTAVVCRPCCWASTCCRPISVQSPCCRPRFCQPAPCRTVCRTSRC from the coding sequence ATGACAGGCTCCTGCTGTGGCTCCACCTTCTCCTCCCTGAGCCTTGGGAGAGGCTGCTGCCAGCCCTGCTTCCGCCGCGACCCCTGCTGCTGCCGCCCCGTGTCCTGCCAGACCACCGTGTGCCGCCCCGTGACCTGCGTGCCCCGCTACACGCGCTCCATCTGCGAGCCCTGCCGCCGCCCCATCTGCTGTGACCCCTGCTCCCTGCAGGAGGGCTGCTGCCGCCCCATCAGCTGCTGCCCCACGTCCTGCACGGCCGTGGTCTGCCGGCCCTGCTGCTGGGCCTCCACCTGCTGCCGGCCCATCTCTGTGCAGTCCCCTTGCTGCCGGCCCCGCTTCTGCCAGCCGGCCCCCTGCCGCACTGTCTGCAGGACCTCCCGCTGCTGA
- the LOC106826562 gene encoding keratin-associated protein 2-1-like, whose protein sequence is MTGSCCGSTFSSLSLGRGCCQPCFRRDPCCCRPVSCQTTVRRPVTCVPRYTRSICEPCRRPICCDPCSLQEGCCRPISCCPTSCTAVVCRPCCWASTCCQPISVQSPCCRPRFCQPAPCRTVCRTSRC, encoded by the coding sequence ATGACAGGCTCCTGCTGTGGCTCCACCTTCTCCTCCCTGAGCCTTGGGAGAGGCTGCTGCCAGCCCTGCTTCCGCCGCGACCCCTGCTGCTGCCGCCCCGTGTCCTGCCAGACCACCGTGCGCCGCCCCGTGACCTGCGTGCCCCGCTACACGCGCTCCATCTGCGAGCCCTGCCGCCGCCCCATCTGCTGTGACCCCTGCTCCCTGCAGGAGGGCTGCTGCCGCCCCATCAGCTGCTGCCCGACGTCCTGCACGGCCGTGGTCTGCCGGCCCTGCTGCTGGGCCTCCACCTGCTGCCAGCCCATCTCTGTGCAGTCCCCCTGCTGCCGGCCCCGCTTCTGCCAGCCGGCCCCCTGCCGCACTGTCTGCAGGACCTCCCGCTGCTGA
- the LOC123276326 gene encoding keratin-associated protein 2-1-like has protein sequence MTGSCYGSTFSSLSLGRGCCQPCFRRDPCCCRPVTCVPRCTRSICEPCRRPISCRPTSCMAVVCRPCCWASTRCRPISVQSPCCRPRFCQPAPCRTVCRTSRC, from the coding sequence ATGACAGGCTCCTGCTATGGCTCCACCTTCTCCTCCCTGAGCCTTGGGAGAGGCTGCTGCCAGCCCTGCTTCCGCCGCGACCCCTGCTGCTGCCGCCCCGTGACCTGCGTGCCCCGCTGCACGCGCTCCATCTGCGAGCCCTGCCGCCGCCCCATCAGCTGCCGCCCCACGTCCTGCATGGCTGTGGTCTGCCGGCCCTGCTGCTGGGCCTCCACCCGCTGCCGGCCCATCTCTGTGCAGTCCCCCTGCTGCCGGCCCCGCTTCTGCCAGCCGGCCCCCTGCCGCACTGTCTGCAGGACCTCCCGCTGCTGA